From the genome of Candidatus Zixiibacteriota bacterium, one region includes:
- a CDS encoding PQQ-binding-like beta-propeller repeat protein has protein sequence MRRGRCGGIALAALLVVAACQAGPPEEPKPSVKENHMAVYSKLYADFQQRSFLPVTSNATGRERWFAPLAESGFSNPPTVLLATPIGLVVQSVDRLALISSDGFVAWSRSHGSGMSAVYADSAVYYRGKEGDLYAVDAAGKPVVSDFFVPTATDRGFIFVAMPVTRDRILLHTFNRAEEPEPGDPPQPSNFQVLLMGAEKYDDWDWIHEFEGGCLPALLTVEHDRVVLLSTIGSVTVYDVKTGEKRGAFELAGTEFLQASIDNENRLVAALVSADGQPAVACYDLNGKRIWQLPVETAERHVFHQPPAIGYDNRVYYINADDLLVIDSGTIAWQTKVARSDRRYVTVLADGSALVTSASIAVRFDKDGHAACTITLDPAEPVVAPAVASENGDLYLATVRGIHCYQ, from the coding sequence ATGCGTCGCGGCCGATGCGGCGGTATCGCGCTGGCCGCGCTGCTCGTGGTCGCCGCCTGTCAGGCCGGACCCCCCGAAGAACCGAAACCGAGCGTAAAGGAAAACCACATGGCTGTGTACAGCAAGCTGTACGCTGATTTCCAGCAGCGTTCTTTTCTTCCGGTCACATCAAACGCGACCGGGCGGGAACGCTGGTTTGCGCCGCTGGCCGAAAGCGGCTTCTCCAACCCGCCGACGGTGCTGCTGGCCACGCCGATCGGCCTGGTCGTTCAGTCGGTCGACCGCCTCGCACTGATTAGTTCCGACGGCTTCGTGGCATGGTCCCGGTCGCACGGTTCAGGAATGTCCGCCGTCTACGCGGACAGTGCCGTTTATTACCGGGGGAAAGAAGGAGATCTGTATGCGGTCGATGCCGCGGGTAAGCCTGTGGTCTCGGATTTCTTTGTTCCCACCGCCACCGATCGCGGATTTATCTTTGTGGCGATGCCGGTCACTCGCGACAGGATCCTGCTTCATACGTTTAACCGCGCCGAGGAGCCGGAACCGGGCGATCCCCCCCAGCCAAGCAACTTCCAGGTGCTCTTGATGGGCGCCGAGAAATACGACGACTGGGACTGGATACATGAGTTCGAAGGCGGCTGTCTGCCTGCGCTGCTGACCGTCGAACACGACCGGGTCGTGTTGCTCAGCACTATCGGCAGCGTGACTGTCTATGATGTTAAAACCGGCGAAAAACGAGGCGCGTTCGAACTGGCAGGCACGGAATTCCTGCAGGCAAGCATCGATAACGAGAACCGTCTGGTCGCCGCACTGGTCTCCGCCGACGGCCAGCCCGCTGTGGCCTGCTATGATCTCAATGGCAAACGCATCTGGCAGCTGCCGGTCGAGACGGCGGAACGTCACGTCTTCCACCAGCCGCCGGCAATCGGATATGACAACCGCGTGTACTATATCAACGCCGACGACCTCCTCGTCATCGACTCGGGCACGATAGCCTGGCAGACCAAAGTCGCCCGATCAGATCGGCGCTATGTGACCGTCCTTGCCGATGGGTCCGCGCTAGTGACATCAGCGAGCATCGCGGTTCGTTTTGACAAAGACGGGCATGCCGCGTGCACCATCACCCTTGATCCTGCCGAGCCCGTCGTGGCACCAGCGGTTGCGTCCGAGAACGGTGACCTCTATCTTGCCACCGTACGCGGCATCCACTGCTATCAATAA
- a CDS encoding DcrB-related protein, whose translation MNDRLAFDLPGGWQDQTVYRFKGPDDGDTEHAVTLVVDREAGDTPADRYTRVRIDTALETLQPSETVKDEAITLSNGMAAYEAVLKWVPVDDQVIFHKMVYVVRNGIGYTFTGNFTKKTIKTVALDMDRLITSILS comes from the coding sequence ATGAACGATCGTCTCGCATTTGACCTCCCCGGCGGCTGGCAGGACCAGACCGTCTACAGATTCAAGGGACCCGATGACGGTGACACCGAACACGCTGTCACGCTGGTCGTAGACAGAGAAGCAGGCGATACGCCCGCTGACCGGTACACCCGCGTCCGAATCGACACGGCCCTGGAAACATTGCAGCCATCGGAGACCGTCAAGGACGAAGCTATAACCCTCAGCAACGGAATGGCCGCATACGAAGCGGTGCTGAAGTGGGTGCCGGTGGACGACCAGGTCATCTTCCACAAGATGGTCTATGTCGTCCGAAACGGCATCGGATACACATTTACCGGGAATTTCACGAAAAAGACCATCAAGACGGTTGCCCTGGATATGGACCGTCTCATCACTTCCATCCTCTCGTAG